The sequence CGCGATGCGCGGCGCCATCACCTGCTGCGGCCGGGGCTGCACACGCGGGCGGCGGGGCGGCGGGGCCGGGCGGACGCCGCCGGGCTGGGGCTGCACGGCGCCGGCGATGGCGCCGCCGGCCAGCCGCCCGGCCATTCCGCCCAGCGCGGCGCCCGCGGGCCCGCCGAACGCCGTGCCCACCACGGTGCCCACGGCGGGGAGCACCGTGGGAAGCGCGCCGGCGATGCCGCGGCCGATCTGCCCCAGCGTGCTCATGAAGTCTTCGATGTCCTCGGGCGACATCCCGGATCGCACGAGCACCTGCTCGAGCTGCTCGGGGGGGAGGGCGGCATAGTCTTCCGCCAGCACGCCGCGGAGGTTCTCGTACGGGTCGCCTTCGGACCACCTGCCGTAGCTGCCCATGACGCTCTCCTTCCGGGTGGTGGGGGCCTGCCGCGGCACGCCGCTTCCGGCTGCCCCCGGCTCCGTGCGCCCCGCCGCGCTGGGCGGGGAGACGCCGGTGCACGCGCGCAGGTCCGGGCCGCCGCGCGCGCATCCTCGGACGGGCAATGTGGACGCGCGGCTCACCGCCGGCTCACCGGTTCATCACCGTTCCATCACCGCGCGTCGAAATCCGCGATCCGTCATGTCCGCGCGGGCGAGGAATCCGGCGCGGAGCGCGGCGGAGGGCGGGGGGGCGGGGGATGCAAACGCACGAAACCGCCCCTGCGGCGGGCCCGCGGGGCGGTTTCGATTCGACGACGGCGGGAGCGCGGACTCGGCTGATTCTGGCGACGCCCCCCCTTGCGGTGCTCGCTACCGCGCGGCTCCGTCGTACGCGGGGGCGGCGGGGACGAGCTGCTCCACCAGCTCGATCGTACGCGCCAGCTCGCCGCGCGCGGTTTCGAAGTTGATCCACGCGTCGTGCAGCCGCAGCAGCGCCTCGCGCGAGTCGCCGTTCGCGCCGGCGATGGAGATGGGAATGGCTGCCGCGGGCGGAGAGGGTACCGGGCCGCCGGCCAGGGAGCGGAAGAGCGCGGTGGTCTCGGGAGCGGGGTCGACACCCAGCTCCTGGCGCAGCACCTCGCGGCAGCGGCGGTATTGCAGCACGGCCAGCGCGCGGCACCCCGCGGCGGCGTACGCGCGCATCAGCTCGCGGTGGACGTCTTCGCGCAGCGGGTCGCCGCGCAGCATGCGCTCGCCCCACGCGGCGCAGCGCTCCCACTGCCCGCGCTGCGCCAGCGCGCGCATCAGGTGCCACGCGCCGTCGTGGTACAGGTGGCGGAAGCGGTCGCGCTCGCGCTGCGCCCACTCCTGGTACATCCCCTCCAGCAGCTCGCCGGCGTACAGCTCCAGCGCCCGCTCCAGCGCGTCGGCCGCGGCCGGCGTGAGGGCGTGCGGCGGGCACGAGAGCGCGGCGCGCACGCACCCCTCCAGCTCGGTGGCGTCCACGAGGCACGCCTCGCCCCCGTTGAAGGCCACCTCGCCCGAGGGCGCCACCACGATCCAGCTTTCACCCGTGCCGTCCACCGGCCCCAGCGCCCGCCGCAGCCGCCAGAGCGCGGTGGCCAGGCAGGCGCGCGCCCGCTCTTCGGGTGAGTCGCCCCAGAACAGCGCCGCCAGCACATCGCGCGGGTGGCGCCGGTGGCGGTTCAGCACCAGGTACGAGAGCAGCGCCTGCGCCGCACGCGACAGCGGGATCTCGGCCGACCCCAGCTCGCGGGTCACACGGAAGCCTCCGAAGAGGTACACGTGGAGAATCGCCATGTCGGCACGATCGCCAGGGTGGCCGCGGGCAGAAGCCCGGCGCAAGCGACCAGCGGTAGGCCCCCCTGGGGCGCACGTCCCGGGCGGGGCGTGGGGGGCGAAGGGGGGATTCCTGTTCCGCATTCTTCACGCCATCAATGGGTGGCGAAAGGTTTCGAACGCGGACCTGCGACGGGGCGTCGGGACTGGCGGAATTCCGGGGATTTCATGCCTCGGATGGGGCGTGGCATCCGCCCACTTTCCGCCCCACCGCCGGCGGCCATGGGACAAAAAACGGTCCTCCCCCGAGCGCTCGTCATGATTGAATATCAGGGGGATGTCATTCCGGGGGGGCGGCCAGACCGATCCTGCGTCGGATTGCACGGTGCGGCGACGGCCTGCTGACGAGCGCGAACGATCACGATAGGTTCGTGTTGAAGCTCGACGGCGCCGGGATCTCACCACCCTGCCGGAAGACCTGCCATCGACACCCGCCGAAAAGCCGCTCCTGGCCCGAGATCCACGCGAATCCCCTCGTCGCCGGCGGGATGCGCGTGACGATCCCGCATTCCCCGGGAGCGGTGCCCCGCGTGATCTTTTTGGGCGGGAATGGCCACGCCGCCGCCCGGCTCGATGCCGCGCGCGGGGCCCTCGCCGAGCTCGCCGGATCGCGCGCGCGGCCGCCGTTCGAGATTCTCGACGTACCCTACCCGGGCTTCGAGGGGCGCCCGCGCGCGGGCAGCCTCGATGCGTTTCTCGCCGCGGTCGCGGAGCCGATCCGCGCGAGCGACGAGGGCGCCGGTGCCCCGCTCGTCTACGCGACGGGGATCGGCGGTCTCCTTGCGCTCTGCCTCCGCGCGCGCGGCGAGCTCGCCGGGGTCCCGCTCCTGTTGCAGGCGCCCGTGCTCTGGGGCCTCGCGCGCCGCCTGATGCCGCGCATGATGCGGATGGGGCTCGCGCAGGTCGCCCTGCGCCGCGCATTCGCGTCGCCGCTGTTCCAGGCGCGCTTCGCCCGCAAGCACTTCGGGGAGCCGCTTGCTCCAGCCATGCGGGCGCGCTTCTTCGAGGGCTACGCCCGGTGCGGCGCGCTCCCCGATTTCTTCGCGTGGCTCACGCCGGAACTGCTGCGGCGGCTGGAATCGGATTTCGAGGCGCGGCCGGAGGCGCTCCGGCAAATCACCGTCTGGTGGGGCGAGCGCGACACGATCGTGCCCGTGAGGGAGCTCGCGTGGACCGAGGCGGCGCTCGGCGTGACCTGGCCCGTGCGCCTTTTCCCAGCGTGGGGGCACTATCCGATGATCGACGATCCCATGGGCTGGGTGAGGGCTCTCTCCAATGTCGTGGAAACCGCTTCGTAGCTTCCGGGACGCGTCGATCCCGAAGCTCGATAACCTCCGCCGCGCGCAGGCCGCCGGCATCCGCGTCCCCCCGACGTTCTGGGTCCGCGCGGCCGGAGGCGCGTCGGCCGGGGCGCTCCCGCCGGAGATCGCGCGGGGGCCCTTCATCCTCCGTTCGGGGTCGCCCACGGAGGACACTCGCCACACCTCGAACGCGGGGCAGCTCCTCTCGCTCGTCGTGCGCGAGCCCGGCCGCTTCGTGCGATCCCTCGCGGAGGTCGTCGCCGCGCTCCCGAAAGACGCGGCCGGCGCCCCGCTCGGAGCCGTCTTCGCGCAGCCGCTGATCGAGGCTGCCGAAGCGGGCGTCGCGTTCTTCGACGGCTTCTACTACGAGCGTACGATCGCCGCCGGCGGCAACGAGCGCCTCACGTCCGGGCAGGCGCGCGGCGAGGTCACGCGCGGCCACCTCGCGCGCGGCGAGGCGTGGTCCGCGTGGCTGTCGTCGATCTACGAAGTCTTCGGCCGCGAGGCGCGCGGCGGCACCGAGGGCATCGACATCGAGTTCGCGCGCGACGAGGCCGGCTGGGTGCTCCTCCAGGTGCGCCCGGCGCTCTTCCCGATCACGCGCAACGAGACGCTGAGCCTCGCCAACCACAAGGAGGTCCTCGGCGACCCGCCGAGCCCGTGGATCGCCTCGGTGCTGGGCGCCTCGGGGCGCGAGGTCCTGTCGTTCTTCAGCGAGGTCGACCCGGCCGTCGCGCCGTGGCGCGACGCGTACGCGGTGGAAATCGGTGAGCGGGCGTGGATGAACTTCTCGTTCTTCTTCCGTCTCATGGACCACTGGGGCCTCCCGCGCGCCTTCGTGACGGAGGGCGTGGGCGGCGAAGGCGGGCTCGCCGAAGACCGGCGGGTGATCGCGCGGCGGTTTCTGCGCAAGGCGCCGAGGCTCCTGCTCCTCCAGTGGAAGTGCCTCCGCGCGGTGGCGGGCATCCGCCGCGCGCTCGCCGGGCTCGACCGGCGGATCGACGCGGCCGTATCGCTCCCGGATCTCTTCGCCGTCACCGTGTACGCGATGACGCTGGCGATCCGGACGAACTTCGCCATCAACAGCGTGCTGTCGGGCGCCACGCGCGTCCGCAGGGCGCTCGGAG is a genomic window of Longimicrobium sp. containing:
- a CDS encoding alpha/beta hydrolase, with amino-acid sequence MLKLDGAGISPPCRKTCHRHPPKSRSWPEIHANPLVAGGMRVTIPHSPGAVPRVIFLGGNGHAAARLDAARGALAELAGSRARPPFEILDVPYPGFEGRPRAGSLDAFLAAVAEPIRASDEGAGAPLVYATGIGGLLALCLRARGELAGVPLLLQAPVLWGLARRLMPRMMRMGLAQVALRRAFASPLFQARFARKHFGEPLAPAMRARFFEGYARCGALPDFFAWLTPELLRRLESDFEARPEALRQITVWWGERDTIVPVRELAWTEAALGVTWPVRLFPAWGHYPMIDDPMGWVRALSNVVETAS
- a CDS encoding BTAD domain-containing putative transcriptional regulator, yielding MAILHVYLFGGFRVTRELGSAEIPLSRAAQALLSYLVLNRHRRHPRDVLAALFWGDSPEERARACLATALWRLRRALGPVDGTGESWIVVAPSGEVAFNGGEACLVDATELEGCVRAALSCPPHALTPAAADALERALELYAGELLEGMYQEWAQRERDRFRHLYHDGAWHLMRALAQRGQWERCAAWGERMLRGDPLREDVHRELMRAYAAAGCRALAVLQYRRCREVLRQELGVDPAPETTALFRSLAGGPVPSPPAAAIPISIAGANGDSREALLRLHDAWINFETARGELARTIELVEQLVPAAPAYDGAAR
- a CDS encoding PEP-utilizing enzyme produces the protein MSWKPLRSFRDASIPKLDNLRRAQAAGIRVPPTFWVRAAGGASAGALPPEIARGPFILRSGSPTEDTRHTSNAGQLLSLVVREPGRFVRSLAEVVAALPKDAAGAPLGAVFAQPLIEAAEAGVAFFDGFYYERTIAAGGNERLTSGQARGEVTRGHLARGEAWSAWLSSIYEVFGREARGGTEGIDIEFARDEAGWVLLQVRPALFPITRNETLSLANHKEVLGDPPSPWIASVLGASGREVLSFFSEVDPAVAPWRDAYAVEIGERAWMNFSFFFRLMDHWGLPRAFVTEGVGGEGGLAEDRRVIARRFLRKAPRLLLLQWKCLRAVAGIRRALAGLDRRIDAAVSLPDLFAVTVYAMTLAIRTNFAINSVLSGATRVRRALGVRGAARVVTQEMMERYGALASLRAEAREAGLDAWLAEFGHRGPLESDPARPRFAEMREVLLRDLAASGEVPDGDLRAREKAGAPAPPARGGHRIVRPLYWMDERREWFRDELMRRWQRLRARMLEEGRRLESAGAIDAPEDVFLLRGADLAPGADLRAAALAGRGRIERARRMDVPLTASREQIERACADAEQAEAKATGRQVFPGIALAPVVVEGRAVKADDLTSLLMNSADGSPGQPPLLGPDAILVVPALEPSWAVVFPRVLGVVAEIGGELSHASILLREAGRPAVVNCAGIFREVRTGDRLRVDGLRALVEILRD